The Oncorhynchus kisutch isolate 150728-3 unplaced genomic scaffold, Okis_V2 scaffold797, whole genome shotgun sequence genome has a segment encoding these proteins:
- the LOC116362153 gene encoding uncharacterized protein LOC116362153 isoform X1, giving the protein MPGCFSRLAERVRGRRRPTASTGCSNSFVACFSCLFLFCRVRGRRQVDSDSDFEEETTVLDEVQLDVPLDDVLDVPQLLVLLDVQNAAIILEDVPDVQTILEEATGIWQLILIRFSPQYCGPVVIRNNAGPVVKAWRTFQFISPIITYMRGGSQQVVVRMHHVSRVRGLETQLVWAISKETARLSPEGIPYCATKVQSITWIQRVAGRVTHYASHLRHETSVDVTLGCYQQTDVSVVYATLHMGLDGLLSSSAWSEAASFSTPTTQQFTDPEPEGHNCYEGWEEDLLPEEREVPLLNLYLTTKRVEDIALRLVSLRQAFTTLLGSTLSKNHLFVAGKVLLGGLVQANHMDEAKFISTYNDFVDYLSDPSKRNDIERELAEAKIHHVNMIDVLFELVLFGMMTAQKSLMVHPGGFVERLYALLYSFLPTAANMEPEADRIVLLLNVRVKRLLPVYFHILSVLPFDFLIHG; this is encoded by the exons ATGCCTGGGTGCTTTTCAAGACTGGCGGAGAGAGTGCGTGGACGTCGGCGGCCTACTGCGTCGACAGGTTGTTCAAATTCATTTGTGGCTTGTTTTTCTTGTCTTTTTCTGTTTTGCAGGGTTCGTGGTCGTCGACAGGTGGACAGCGACAGCGACTTCGAAGAGG AAACAACTGTCCTGGATGAGGTCCAGTTGGATGTGCCATTGGATGATGTGCTAGATGTTCCACAGCTGCTAGTCCTCCTTGATGTCCAGAATGCTGCTATCATCCTTGAGGATGTGCCAGATGTGCAGACTATCCTTGAG GAGGCCACTGGCATTTGGCAGTTGATTCTGATTAGGTTCAGCCCCCAGTACTGTGGGCCTGTTGTGATCAGg AACAATGCCGGTCCGGTGGTTAAAGCTTGGAGAACTTTCCAGTTCATCAGCCCCATCATCACCTACATGCGTGGGGGATCCCAG caggtggtggtgaggATGCACCACGTGAGTAGGGTGAGAGGCCTGGAGACTCAACTGGTGTGGGCCATCTCCAAGGAGACAGCCAGGCTTAGTCCAGAGGGCATCCCCTACTGTGCCACCAAAGTGCAGTCCATCACTTGGATCCAG CGTGTGGCTGGCAGGGTGACCCACTATGCGTCTCACCTCCGCCACGAGACGTCTGTGGACGTGACGCTTGGCTGCTACCAG cagactgatgtctCAGTGGTGTACGCCACTCTCCACATGGGGCTGGACGGGCTTCTATCCTCTTCAGCGTGGTCGGAGGctgcctccttctctactcccaccactcagcagttcactgacccagagcctgagggccacaactgctatgag ggctgggaggaggacctgctgcctgaggagagggaggttcctctgctaaa CCTCTACCTTACCACCAAGAGAGTGGAGGACATCGCCCTGAGGCTCGTCTCCTTGCGCCAGGCCTTCACT aCCCTGCTTGGTTCCACCCTGAGCAAGAACCATCTGTTTGTGGCGGGAAAGGTCCTCCTGGGCGGCCTTGTTCAGGCCAACCACATG GACGAGGCCAAATTCATCAGTACCTATAATGACTTTGTGGACTACCTGAGTGACCCCTCCAAGCGGAATGACATTGAGAGGGAGCTGGCTGAGGCAAAG ATCCATCATGTGAACATGATAGATGTCCTCTTTGAGCTGGTGCTGTTTGGGATGATGACAGCTCAGAAGTCCCTGATGGTG caccctggtgggttcgtggagcgtctgtatgctctcctgtactccttcctgCCCACTGCTGCCAACATGGAGCCAGAGGCTGATAGAATCGTACTGCTGCTCAATGTAAGAGTCAAGAGGTTACTTCCTGTTTACTTCCATATTCTTAGTGTACTTCCTTTTGACTTCCTTATTCATGGTTAA
- the LOC116362153 gene encoding uncharacterized protein LOC116362153 isoform X2 has product MPGCFSRLAERVRGRRRPTASTGCSNSFVACFSCLFLFCRVRGRRQVDSDSDFEEETTVLDEVQLDVPLDDVLDVPQLLVLLDVQNAAIILEDVPDVQTILENNAGPVVKAWRTFQFISPIITYMRGGSQQVVVRMHHVSRVRGLETQLVWAISKETARLSPEGIPYCATKVQSITWIQRVAGRVTHYASHLRHETSVDVTLGCYQQTDVSVVYATLHMGLDGLLSSSAWSEAASFSTPTTQQFTDPEPEGHNCYEGWEEDLLPEEREVPLLNLYLTTKRVEDIALRLVSLRQAFTTLLGSTLSKNHLFVAGKVLLGGLVQANHMDEAKFISTYNDFVDYLSDPSKRNDIERELAEAKIHHVNMIDVLFELVLFGMMTAQKSLMVHPGGFVERLYALLYSFLPTAANMEPEADRIVLLLNVRVKRLLPVYFHILSVLPFDFLIHG; this is encoded by the exons ATGCCTGGGTGCTTTTCAAGACTGGCGGAGAGAGTGCGTGGACGTCGGCGGCCTACTGCGTCGACAGGTTGTTCAAATTCATTTGTGGCTTGTTTTTCTTGTCTTTTTCTGTTTTGCAGGGTTCGTGGTCGTCGACAGGTGGACAGCGACAGCGACTTCGAAGAGG AAACAACTGTCCTGGATGAGGTCCAGTTGGATGTGCCATTGGATGATGTGCTAGATGTTCCACAGCTGCTAGTCCTCCTTGATGTCCAGAATGCTGCTATCATCCTTGAGGATGTGCCAGATGTGCAGACTATCCTTGAG AACAATGCCGGTCCGGTGGTTAAAGCTTGGAGAACTTTCCAGTTCATCAGCCCCATCATCACCTACATGCGTGGGGGATCCCAG caggtggtggtgaggATGCACCACGTGAGTAGGGTGAGAGGCCTGGAGACTCAACTGGTGTGGGCCATCTCCAAGGAGACAGCCAGGCTTAGTCCAGAGGGCATCCCCTACTGTGCCACCAAAGTGCAGTCCATCACTTGGATCCAG CGTGTGGCTGGCAGGGTGACCCACTATGCGTCTCACCTCCGCCACGAGACGTCTGTGGACGTGACGCTTGGCTGCTACCAG cagactgatgtctCAGTGGTGTACGCCACTCTCCACATGGGGCTGGACGGGCTTCTATCCTCTTCAGCGTGGTCGGAGGctgcctccttctctactcccaccactcagcagttcactgacccagagcctgagggccacaactgctatgag ggctgggaggaggacctgctgcctgaggagagggaggttcctctgctaaa CCTCTACCTTACCACCAAGAGAGTGGAGGACATCGCCCTGAGGCTCGTCTCCTTGCGCCAGGCCTTCACT aCCCTGCTTGGTTCCACCCTGAGCAAGAACCATCTGTTTGTGGCGGGAAAGGTCCTCCTGGGCGGCCTTGTTCAGGCCAACCACATG GACGAGGCCAAATTCATCAGTACCTATAATGACTTTGTGGACTACCTGAGTGACCCCTCCAAGCGGAATGACATTGAGAGGGAGCTGGCTGAGGCAAAG ATCCATCATGTGAACATGATAGATGTCCTCTTTGAGCTGGTGCTGTTTGGGATGATGACAGCTCAGAAGTCCCTGATGGTG caccctggtgggttcgtggagcgtctgtatgctctcctgtactccttcctgCCCACTGCTGCCAACATGGAGCCAGAGGCTGATAGAATCGTACTGCTGCTCAATGTAAGAGTCAAGAGGTTACTTCCTGTTTACTTCCATATTCTTAGTGTACTTCCTTTTGACTTCCTTATTCATGGTTAA